A single Amphiura filiformis chromosome 19, Afil_fr2py, whole genome shotgun sequence DNA region contains:
- the LOC140140681 gene encoding uncharacterized protein: MASDPHQMDSSCDENVSKNSVTAEKPSTWPGELKEHALIRSEEKPFKCTVCNKAFTSTGNLKTHEGIHAKEKPFKCTFCSKWFALASNLKRHERNHPEAKPFKCKFCNTDFRKLDNLKKHALIHSGEKPFKCTVCNKGFSFSSGLERHERSHTGQKPYMCIFCGKGFSLLSHLKIHERIHTEEKPFKCQVCNKGFTSTGNLKTHEGRIHAKEKPFKCTFCSKGFAVASNLKRHERNHSKPYICTFCGKGFSQSHRKPFKCKVCYKGFTQSSSLKAHERIHSKEKPFKCTFCNKDFRQSSQLKRHERIHTTSSTAFNEKPYICTFCGQGFSLKHNLKVHERIHTEEKPYKCKVCYKGFTQSSDLKRHERIHTGEKPFKCTFCNKDFRQSSSLKKHERIHTMCSTTRKEKPYICIFCGKGFSWSGGLKVHERIHTKEKPYKCTFCKKDFATSSNMKTHERFHTEEKPYKCKVCNKGFTQSGDLKRHERIHSKEKPFKCKFCNKGFTQSSTSKAHERIHTGEKL, encoded by the exons ATGGCATCCGATCCTCACCAGATGGATTCCAGTTGTGATGAGAATGtctccaaaaatagtgtcactgCAGAGAAACCATCAACAT GGCCTGGCGAATTGAAGGAACATGCACTTATTCGTAGTgaagagaagcctttcaaatgtacaGTTTGTAACAAAGCGTTTACATCGACAGGTAACTTGAAGACACATGAAGGTATTCATgctaaagagaaacctttcaaatgtacattttgtagcaaatGGTTTGCATTGGCAAGTaacttgaaaagacatgaacgtaATCACCCTGAAGCGAAGCCTTTTAAATGTAAATTCTGCAACACCGATTTCAGAAAGTTagataatttgaaaaaacatGCACTTATTCATAGTGGAGAAAAGCCTTTTAAATGTAcagtttgtaacaaaggcttttcATTTTCAAGTGGCTTGGAAAGACATGAACGTAGTCATACTGGACAGAAGCCTTACATGTGTATATTTTGTGGCAAAGGGTTTTCACTGTTAAGTCACTTGAAAattcatgaacgtattcatactgaagagaagcctttcaaatgcCAAGTTTGTAACAAAGGGTTTACATCGACAGGTAACTTGAAGACACATGAAGGCCGTATTCATgctaaagagaaacctttcaaatgtacattttgtagcaaagggTTTGCAGTGGCAAGTaacttgaaaagacatgaacgtaATCATAGTAAGCCTTACATATGTACATTTTGTGGCAAAGGCTTTTCACAGTCACATAG GAAGCCTTTCAAATGCAAAGTTTGTTACAAAGGGTTCACACAGTCAAGTAGCTTGAaagcacatgaacgtattcatagtaAAGAGAAGcccttcaaatgtacattttgtaacaaggaTTTCAGACAATCGAGTCAGTTGAagagacatgaacgtattcacACTACATCTAGTACTGCATTTAATGAGAAGCCTTACATATGTACATTTTGTGGCCAAGGCTTTTCATTGAAACATAACTTAAAAGttcatgaacgtattcatactgaagAGAAACCTTACAAATGCAAAGTTTGTTACAAAGGCTTTACACAGTCAAGTgacttgaaaagacatgaacgtattcatactggagagaagcctttcaaatgtacattttgtaacaaggaTTTCAGACAATCGAGTTCCttgaagaaacatgaacgtattcatactatgTGTAGTACTACACGTAAAGAGAAACCTTACATATGTATATTTTGTGGCAAAGGCTTTTCATGGTCAGGTGGCTTAAAAgtccatgaacgtattcatacgaAAGAAAAGCCttataaatgtacattttgtaagaaGGATTTCGCAACTTCAAGTAACATGAAGACACATGAACGTTTTCATACtgaagagaagccttacaaatgcaAAGTTTGTAACAAAGGTTTCACACAGTCAGGTgacttgaaaagacatgaacgtattcatagtaaagagaagcctttcaaatgtaaattttgtaacaagGGTTTCACACAATCGAGTACCTCTAAGGCCCATGAACGTATTCACACTGGAGAGAAGCTTTAA
- the LOC140141546 gene encoding uncharacterized protein — protein sequence MHSYVEIAFRCAFCFVFTGPGELKEHALIHSGEKPFKCTVCNKGFSFSSGLEIHERIHTKEKPFKCQVCNKGFTSTGNLKTHEGIHAKEKPFKCTFCSKWFALASNLKRHERKHPEAKPFKCKFCNTDFRKLDNLKKHALIHSGEKPFKCTVCNKGFSFSSGLERHERSHTGQKPYMCIFCGKGFSLLSHLKIHERIHTEEKPFKCQVCNKGFTSTGNLKTHEGRIHAKEKPFKCTFCSKGFAVASNLKRHERNHSKPYICTFCGKGFSQSHSLKIHERIHTEGKPFKCKVCYKGFTQSGSLKAHERIHSKEKPFKCTFCNKDFRQSSQLKRHERIHTTSSTAFNEKPYICTFCGQGFSLKHNLKVHERIHTEEKPYKCKVCYKGFTQSSDLKRHGRIHTGEKPFKCTFCNKDFRQSSSLKKHERIHTMCSTTRKEKPYICIFCGKGFSWSGGLKVHERIHTKEKPYKCTFCKKDFATSSNMKTHERFHTEEKPYKCKVCNKGFTQSGDLKRHERIHSKEKPFKCKFCNKGFTQSSTSKAHERIHTGEKL from the coding sequence ATGCATAGTTATGTTGAAATTGCATTCAgatgtgcattttgttttgttttcacagGGCCTGGCGAATTGAAGGAACATGCACTTATTCATAGtggagagaagccttttaaatgtacagtttgtaacaaaggcttttcATTTTCAAGTGGCTTGGAaatacatgaacgtattcatactaaagagaagcctttcaaatgtcAAGTTTGTAACAAAGGGTTTACATCGACAGGTAACTTGAAGACACATGAAGGTATTCATgctaaagagaaacctttcaaatgtacattttgtagcaaatGGTTTGCATTGGCAAGTaacttgaaaagacatgaacgtaAGCACCCTGAAGCGAAGCCTTTTAAATGTAAATTCTGCAACACCGATTTCAGAAAGTTagataatttgaaaaaacatGCACTTATTCATAGTGGAGAAAAGCCTTTTAAATGTAcagtttgtaacaaaggcttttcATTTTCAAGTGGCTTGGAAAGACATGAACGTAGTCATACTGGACAGAAGCCTTACATGTGTATATTTTGTGGCAAAGGGTTTTCACTGTTAAGTCACTTGAAAattcatgaacgtattcatactgaagagaagcctttcaaatgcCAAGTTTGTAACAAAGGGTTTACATCGACAGGTAACTTGAAGACACATGAAGGCCGTATTCATgctaaagagaaacctttcaaatgtacattttgtagcaaagggTTTGCAGTGGCAAGTaacttgaaaagacatgaacgtaATCATAGTAAGCCTTACATATGTACATTTTGTGGCAAAGGCTTTTCACAGTCACATAGCTTAAAAatccatgaacgtattcatactgaagGGAAGCCTTTCAAATGCAAAGTTTGTTACAAAGGGTTCACACAGTCAGGTAGCTTGAaagcacatgaacgtattcatagtaAAGAGAAGcccttcaaatgtacattttgtaacaaggaTTTCAGACAATCGAGTCAGTTGAagagacatgaacgtattcacACTACATCTAGTACTGCATTTAATGAGAAGCCTTACATATGTACATTTTGTGGCCAAGGCTTTTCATTGAAACATAACTTAAAAGttcatgaacgtattcatactgaagAGAAACCTTACAAATGCAAAGTTTGTTACAAAGGCTTTACACAGTCAAGTGACTTGAAAAGACATGgacgtattcatactggagagaagcctttcaaatgtacattttgtaacaaggaTTTCAGACAATCGAGTTCCttgaagaaacatgaacgtattcatactatgTGTAGTACTACACGTAAAGAGAAACCTTACATATGTATATTTTGTGGCAAAGGCTTTTCATGGTCAGGTGGCTTAAAAgtccatgaacgtattcatacgaAAGAAAAGCCttataaatgtacattttgtaagaaGGATTTCGCAACTTCAAGTAACATGAAGACACATGAACGTTTTCATACtgaagagaagccttacaaatgcaAAGTTTGTAACAAAGGTTTCACACAGTCAGGTgacttgaaaagacatgaacgtattcatagtaaagagaagcctttcaaatgtaaattttgtaacaagGGTTTCACACAATCGAGTACCTCTAAGGCCCATGAACGTATTCACACTGGAGAGAAGCTTTAA